Proteins encoded within one genomic window of Streptomyces taklimakanensis:
- the orn gene encoding oligoribonuclease, with protein sequence MNDRMVWIDCEMTGLSLSDDALIEVAALVTDSELNVLGEGVDVVIRPPAEALASMPDVVRTMHTASGLLDELAEGTTLEDAEQRVLEYVRKYVPEPDRAPLCGNSVGTDRGFLMRDMPVLEDYLHYRIVDVSSIKELARRWYPKAYFGSPEKSGNHRALADIRESIAELRYYREAVFVPPPGPDSETARKIASRHVLPAPE encoded by the coding sequence ATGAACGATCGCATGGTGTGGATCGACTGCGAGATGACCGGGCTCTCGCTGTCCGACGACGCGCTCATCGAGGTGGCCGCCCTGGTCACCGACTCTGAGCTGAACGTGCTCGGTGAAGGGGTGGACGTCGTGATCCGCCCACCCGCCGAGGCTCTGGCCTCCATGCCGGACGTCGTCCGCACCATGCACACCGCCTCCGGGCTGCTCGACGAGCTCGCGGAGGGCACCACGTTGGAGGACGCCGAGCAGCGGGTCCTGGAGTACGTCAGGAAGTACGTGCCCGAGCCCGACCGGGCCCCGCTGTGCGGCAATTCCGTCGGCACCGACCGCGGCTTCCTGATGCGCGACATGCCCGTGCTGGAGGACTACCTCCACTACCGGATCGTCGACGTCTCCTCGATCAAGGAACTGGCGCGGCGCTGGTACCCCAAGGCGTACTTCGGCAGTCCGGAGAAGAGCGGCAACCACCGGGCGCTGGCGGACATCCGGGAGTCCATCGCGGAGCTGCGCTACTACCGCGAGGCGGTCTTCGTGCCGCCGCCCGGCCCGGACTCGGAGACGGCCCGGAAGATCGCCTCCCGACACGTGCTGCCGGCTCCCGAGTGA
- a CDS encoding helix-turn-helix domain-containing protein produces the protein MSQEPTHGPGTTRKLAARRRREIVAVLLFGGGPIFESSIPLSVFGIDRQDAGVPRYRLLVCAGEEGPLRTTGGLELTAPYGLEALSRAGTIVVPAWRSITQPPPSAALDALRRAHEEGARIIGLCTGAFVLAAAGLLDGRPATTHWMYAPTLAKRYPAVHVDPRELFVDDGDILTSAGTAAGIDLCLHVVRTDHGAEAAGALARRLVVPPRRGNGGQERYLDRSLPEEIGTDPLAEVVAWALEHLHEQFDVETLAARAYMSRRTFDRRFRSLTGSAPLQWLITQRVLQAQRLLETSDYSVDEVAGRCGFRSPVALRGHFRRQLGASPAAYRAAYRARTGGGRPDGGGAAEERAAEGRGDHAVADGHGGSGVGHAVRGERGERRGERNERGDHGERHGERSDRSLRSETGKPDSDTYSPRLPSQRSRTPGRAP, from the coding sequence ATGAGCCAGGAGCCAACACACGGCCCTGGGACGACGCGCAAGCTGGCCGCGCGCCGCCGCCGCGAGATCGTTGCCGTACTGCTCTTCGGCGGCGGCCCGATCTTCGAGAGCTCCATCCCGCTGTCCGTCTTCGGCATCGACCGGCAGGACGCCGGCGTTCCCCGCTACCGCCTTCTGGTGTGCGCGGGCGAAGAGGGACCACTGCGCACCACCGGAGGCCTGGAGTTGACCGCTCCGTATGGCCTCGAGGCGCTCTCACGGGCGGGCACGATCGTGGTGCCCGCCTGGCGTTCCATCACCCAGCCGCCGCCCTCGGCGGCGCTCGACGCCCTGCGTCGGGCCCACGAGGAGGGCGCGCGGATCATCGGCCTGTGTACGGGCGCGTTCGTGCTCGCCGCCGCGGGACTGCTGGACGGCCGGCCCGCGACGACGCACTGGATGTACGCGCCGACACTGGCCAAACGCTATCCGGCCGTCCACGTCGATCCACGCGAGCTGTTCGTGGACGACGGCGACATCCTCACCTCGGCCGGGACCGCGGCGGGCATCGACCTGTGCCTGCACGTGGTGCGCACCGACCACGGCGCCGAGGCGGCGGGAGCCCTGGCCCGCCGCCTCGTCGTACCGCCCCGGCGCGGCAACGGCGGTCAGGAGCGCTACCTGGACAGGTCTTTACCCGAGGAGATCGGCACCGACCCGCTCGCCGAGGTCGTCGCCTGGGCCCTGGAGCACCTCCACGAACAGTTCGACGTGGAGACGCTCGCCGCACGCGCGTACATGAGCCGTCGGACCTTCGACCGCCGGTTCCGTTCGTTGACGGGCAGCGCGCCGCTCCAGTGGCTGATCACCCAGCGGGTGCTCCAGGCACAGCGGCTGCTGGAGACCTCCGACTACTCGGTCGACGAGGTCGCCGGGCGCTGTGGTTTCCGTTCGCCGGTCGCCCTGCGCGGGCACTTCCGGCGGCAACTGGGCGCCTCTCCGGCCGCCTACCGGGCGGCCTACCGGGCCCGCACCGGCGGCGGCAGACCGGACGGCGGCGGCGCGGCCGAGGAGCGCGCGGCGGAGGGACGCGGCGACCACGCGGTCGCGGACGGGCACGGCGGTTCCGGCGTCGGCCACGCCGTTCGCGGGGAGAGAGGGGAGAGACGGGGCGAGCGGAACGAGAGGGGCGACCACGGGGAGCGGCACGGGGAGAGATCGGACCGGAGCCTGCGCAGCGAGACGGGCAAACCGGATTCCGACACCTACTCCCCCCGTCTGCCCTCCCAGCGGAGCCGCACTCCGGGCCGGGCCCCGTAG
- the glmS gene encoding glutamine--fructose-6-phosphate transaminase (isomerizing), translated as MCGIVGYIGRRDVAPLLLEGLQRLEYRGYDSAGIAIHGSGTGRAAGLRTVKAKGRVRDLEARVPERFTGTVGIAHTRWATHGAPSDENAHPHSDASGRVAVVHNGIIDNAAELRERLTAEGVEFASETDTEVLAHLVGRSQAPTLEERVREALRHVEGTYGIAVLHADFTDRVVVARNGSPVVLGIGDHEMFVSSDVSALVSHTRQVVTLDDGEMATLTADDYRTYTTEGSRTSATPTTVEWEAGSYDMGGHDTYMHKEICEQADAVDRVLRGRIDDRFATVRLGGLNMDAREARGVRRVKILGCGSAYHAGMIGAQMIEELARVPADAEPASEFRYRNPVVDPDTLYIAVSQSGETYDTLAAVQELRRKGARVLGVVNVVGSAIARETDGGVYVHAGPEVCVVSTKCFTNTAVAFALLALHLGRIRDLSVADGRRIVSGLRKLPEQISEILAQEEAIAKLAAEYADARSMMFVGRVRGYPVAREASLKLKEVSYIHAEAYPASELKHGPLALIEPAVPTVAVLPEDELLEKNRATLEEVRARGGRILAVAHAEQEKADHTIVVPRNEVELDPILMGIPLQLLAYHTALALGRDIDKPRNLAKSVTVE; from the coding sequence ATGTGCGGAATCGTGGGATACATCGGCAGGCGCGACGTCGCCCCCCTCCTCCTGGAGGGCCTGCAGCGCCTGGAGTACCGGGGCTACGACTCCGCCGGCATCGCCATCCACGGCAGCGGCACCGGCCGGGCCGCGGGGCTGCGGACGGTCAAGGCCAAGGGCCGCGTCCGCGACCTGGAGGCCCGCGTCCCCGAGCGCTTCACGGGCACCGTCGGCATCGCCCACACCCGGTGGGCCACCCACGGCGCCCCGAGCGACGAGAACGCCCACCCGCACTCGGACGCCTCCGGCCGGGTGGCCGTCGTCCACAACGGCATCATCGACAACGCCGCCGAGCTGCGCGAGCGGCTGACCGCCGAGGGCGTGGAGTTCGCCTCCGAGACCGACACCGAGGTGCTGGCCCACCTCGTGGGCCGCTCGCAGGCCCCGACCCTGGAGGAGCGGGTCCGCGAGGCGCTGCGCCACGTCGAGGGCACCTACGGCATCGCCGTCCTGCACGCCGACTTCACCGACCGCGTCGTGGTGGCCCGCAACGGCTCGCCGGTCGTGCTCGGCATCGGCGACCACGAGATGTTCGTCTCCTCCGACGTCTCCGCGCTGGTCTCGCACACCCGCCAGGTGGTCACCCTCGACGACGGCGAGATGGCCACCCTCACGGCCGACGACTACCGCACCTACACCACCGAGGGCAGCCGCACCTCCGCCACCCCGACGACGGTGGAGTGGGAGGCCGGGTCCTACGACATGGGCGGCCACGACACCTACATGCACAAGGAGATCTGCGAGCAGGCCGACGCCGTGGACCGGGTGCTGCGCGGCCGGATCGACGACCGCTTCGCCACCGTCCGCCTCGGCGGCCTCAACATGGACGCCCGCGAGGCGCGCGGGGTGCGCCGGGTCAAGATCCTCGGCTGCGGTTCGGCCTACCACGCGGGGATGATCGGCGCCCAGATGATCGAGGAACTGGCCCGCGTCCCGGCCGACGCCGAGCCCGCCAGCGAGTTCCGGTACCGCAATCCGGTGGTGGACCCCGACACCCTCTACATCGCCGTCAGCCAGTCCGGGGAGACCTACGACACCCTCGCCGCCGTCCAGGAACTGCGGCGCAAGGGCGCCCGGGTGCTGGGCGTGGTGAACGTCGTCGGCTCGGCCATCGCCCGCGAGACCGACGGGGGCGTGTACGTCCACGCCGGGCCCGAGGTGTGCGTGGTGTCCACCAAGTGCTTCACCAACACCGCCGTCGCCTTCGCCCTCCTCGCCCTCCACCTGGGCCGCATCCGGGACCTGTCGGTGGCGGACGGCCGGCGGATCGTCTCCGGTCTGCGGAAGCTGCCGGAGCAGATCTCCGAGATCCTGGCGCAGGAGGAGGCGATCGCCAAGCTGGCCGCCGAGTACGCGGACGCGAGGTCGATGATGTTCGTCGGCCGGGTGCGCGGTTACCCGGTGGCGCGCGAGGCGTCCCTGAAGCTCAAGGAGGTCTCCTACATCCACGCCGAGGCGTACCCGGCCTCCGAGCTCAAGCACGGCCCCCTCGCCCTGATCGAGCCCGCCGTGCCGACCGTGGCGGTCCTGCCCGAGGACGAGTTGCTGGAGAAGAACCGCGCCACGCTGGAGGAGGTCCGGGCCCGCGGCGGCCGCATCCTGGCCGTCGCGCACGCCGAACAGGAGAAGGCCGACCACACGATCGTGGTGCCGCGCAACGAGGTCGAACTGGACCCCATCCTGATGGGCATCCCCCTGCAACTCCTCGCCTACCACACGGCCCTGGCGCTGGGTCGGGACATCGACAAGCCGCGGAACCTGGCGAAGTCGGTCACGGTGGAGTGA
- a CDS encoding M23 family metallopeptidase, producing MAGRTGHRQWTPGRRGLVLRGAALAALGSVPFLAGRQGEGSAGLRAGHDATPAAFPAGGTSGRAPTRAATGLWSRPVVGEHRVTAPYGIPGNWQAGHHTGIDFAMPVGTPVYSVGPGSVVFAGEAGSYGRAVTIHMDDGHYTLFAHLSVISVREGQRVQGGSRVGSSGATGRVTGPHLHFEVRSKRGYGSDVDPVAYLARRGVRLI from the coding sequence ATGGCTGGACGAACTGGGCACCGGCAGTGGACACCGGGCCGGCGTGGACTGGTGCTGCGGGGCGCGGCGCTGGCGGCGCTGGGAAGCGTGCCCTTCCTGGCAGGACGACAGGGGGAGGGGAGCGCGGGGCTCCGGGCGGGGCACGACGCCACCCCCGCGGCGTTCCCGGCCGGCGGGACGAGCGGGCGGGCTCCGACCCGTGCCGCCACCGGGCTCTGGTCCCGGCCGGTGGTGGGGGAGCACCGGGTCACGGCGCCCTACGGCATCCCCGGCAACTGGCAGGCGGGCCACCACACGGGGATCGACTTCGCGATGCCCGTCGGCACCCCCGTCTACTCGGTCGGCCCCGGCTCGGTGGTCTTCGCCGGGGAGGCGGGCTCCTACGGCAGGGCGGTGACGATCCACATGGACGACGGCCACTACACCCTCTTCGCCCACCTGTCGGTGATCTCGGTGCGCGAGGGGCAGCGGGTGCAGGGGGGCAGTCGGGTGGGCTCCTCCGGGGCCACCGGCCGGGTCACCGGCCCGCACCTGCACTTCGAGGTCCGCAGCAAGCGCGGCTACGGCTCGGACGTCGATCCCGTCGCCTACCTCGCCCGGCGCGGCGTGCGGCTGATCTGA
- a CDS encoding universal stress protein: protein MAGHEIPDPADRKRLADPTATPRAADDTRHSCDPAFRHGVVVGFDGSTSSERALAYAIGMARRAGSGLIIVHVANRLPTTVWAGCEPPVFVDVPDHRTEVLGLELACADHLAEVPWVLVERGGDICHELEEVGCEYEADAIVVGSTHGIVGRIFGSVAGRLARRARRPVVVIP from the coding sequence ATGGCTGGACACGAGATCCCCGACCCCGCGGACCGCAAACGGCTCGCCGATCCGACGGCGACGCCCCGAGCGGCGGACGACACGCGCCACTCCTGCGATCCGGCGTTCCGGCACGGGGTCGTGGTGGGATTCGACGGCTCGACCTCCAGCGAACGGGCCCTGGCCTACGCCATCGGCATGGCGAGGCGCGCCGGCTCCGGCCTGATCATCGTGCACGTCGCCAACCGGCTGCCGACGACCGTCTGGGCCGGCTGTGAACCGCCGGTCTTCGTGGACGTGCCCGACCACCGCACCGAGGTCCTCGGTCTGGAACTGGCCTGCGCCGACCACCTCGCCGAGGTGCCCTGGGTCCTCGTCGAACGCGGCGGTGACATCTGCCACGAGCTGGAGGAGGTCGGCTGCGAGTACGAGGCCGACGCCATCGTCGTCGGCTCCACGCACGGCATCGTCGGACGCATCTTCGGTTCGGTCGCGGGGCGCCTCGCCCGGCGGGCCCGGCGGCCGGTCGTCGTCATCCCCTAG
- a CDS encoding glycoside hydrolase family 6 protein produces MTGTSKPARKRRTALLAASALIGGALGAGGMMQGTAVAAPACTVDYQVMNDWGSGFTASVTVTNNASSTLNNWRVEWDYATSGQKAGQAWNATVSQDGTHVTASAPSWNSTLAAGGSANFGFNGVHSGSNPKPTTFKLNGTTCNVDVEDPDIPDEPDDPDDPDNPQPGDRVDNPYAGAQVYVNPDWSEQAAESGGEAIADQPTAVWLDRISAIESGSAGENTMGLRDHLDAALEQGADVLQMVTYNLPGRDCAALASQGELGPDEIDRYKNEFIDPIAEIVGDPKYADLRIVNIVEIDSLPNLVTNVSGRPTATENCDEMLANGNYVKGVGYNLATLGQFDNVYNYIDIGHHGWLGWDDNFGASADLLFEAANAEGATPDDVAGFAANVANYGALKEPHFTINDSVNGTSVRQSKWVDWNRYVDEQSYAQAFRQEAVRAGFDSDVGVIIDTSRNGWGGPERPTAPAAKTTVDAFVDNSRVDRRVHTGNWCNQAGAGLGERPKAAPASGIDAYAWIKPPGESDGSSEDIPNDEGKRADEMCNPEYEGNVRNGNSMSGALPNAPVSGHWFQEQFEELLRNAYPPID; encoded by the coding sequence ATGACAGGCACCAGTAAGCCGGCGCGCAAGCGTCGGACGGCGTTACTCGCCGCGAGTGCGCTGATAGGCGGCGCGCTCGGGGCAGGCGGCATGATGCAGGGCACCGCCGTGGCGGCCCCCGCCTGCACCGTGGACTACCAGGTCATGAACGACTGGGGCTCCGGCTTCACCGCCTCGGTCACCGTGACCAACAACGCCTCCTCCACACTGAACAACTGGAGGGTGGAATGGGACTACGCGACGAGCGGCCAGAAGGCGGGGCAGGCCTGGAACGCCACCGTCTCCCAGGACGGCACGCACGTGACCGCGTCCGCTCCGTCCTGGAACTCGACGCTGGCCGCGGGCGGTTCCGCCAACTTCGGCTTCAACGGCGTGCACTCCGGTTCCAACCCGAAGCCCACCACGTTCAAGCTGAACGGCACCACCTGCAACGTGGACGTCGAGGACCCGGACATCCCCGATGAGCCCGACGACCCGGACGACCCGGACAACCCCCAGCCCGGTGACCGCGTGGACAACCCGTACGCGGGTGCCCAGGTCTACGTGAACCCCGACTGGTCCGAGCAGGCCGCCGAGAGCGGCGGCGAGGCGATCGCCGACCAGCCCACCGCCGTGTGGCTGGACCGCATCTCCGCCATCGAGTCGGGCTCCGCGGGCGAGAACACCATGGGTCTGCGCGACCACCTCGACGCCGCCCTGGAGCAGGGCGCCGACGTGCTCCAGATGGTGACCTACAACCTGCCCGGCCGTGACTGCGCCGCGCTGGCCTCCCAGGGCGAGCTCGGTCCCGACGAGATCGACCGGTACAAGAACGAGTTCATCGACCCGATCGCGGAGATCGTCGGCGACCCGAAGTACGCCGACCTGCGCATCGTGAACATCGTCGAGATCGACTCGCTGCCGAACCTGGTCACCAACGTCAGCGGCCGGCCCACCGCCACCGAGAACTGCGACGAAATGCTGGCCAACGGCAACTACGTCAAGGGCGTCGGCTACAACCTGGCCACGCTCGGCCAGTTCGACAACGTCTACAACTACATCGACATCGGCCACCACGGCTGGCTCGGCTGGGACGACAACTTCGGCGCCTCCGCCGACCTCCTCTTCGAGGCCGCCAACGCCGAGGGCGCCACGCCCGACGACGTCGCCGGCTTCGCCGCCAACGTCGCCAACTACGGCGCGCTCAAGGAGCCGCACTTCACCATCAACGACTCGGTGAACGGCACCTCCGTGCGCCAGTCCAAGTGGGTCGACTGGAACCGCTACGTCGACGAGCAGTCCTACGCCCAGGCCTTCCGCCAGGAGGCCGTCCGGGCCGGCTTCGACTCCGACGTCGGTGTGATCATCGACACCTCCCGCAACGGCTGGGGCGGCCCGGAGCGCCCGACCGCTCCCGCCGCCAAGACGACCGTGGACGCGTTCGTCGACAACAGCCGCGTCGACCGCCGGGTCCACACCGGCAACTGGTGCAACCAGGCCGGCGCCGGCCTCGGTGAGCGGCCGAAGGCGGCCCCCGCCTCCGGTATCGACGCCTACGCGTGGATCAAGCCGCCGGGGGAGTCGGACGGCTCCAGCGAGGACATCCCGAACGACGAGGGCAAGCGCGCCGACGAGATGTGCAACCCCGAGTACGAGGGGAACGTCCGCAACGGCAACAGCATGTCGGGTGCCCTGCCCAACGCGCCGGTCTCCGGCCACTGGTTCCAGGAGCAGTTCGAGGAGCTGCTGCGCAACGCCTACCCGCCGATCGACTGA
- a CDS encoding LacI family DNA-binding transcriptional regulator, with translation MTVSGRRGQRPTLEQVAAYAGVGRGTVSRVINGAANVSDQTRTAVQQAIAELGYVPNRAARALAAGSTDAIALVIPEAETRLFAEPYFSGIIRGVSSELADTDMQLLLTLIRTPKERDRFAQYVTAHRVDGVLLVSVHADDPLPDLLESIEMPTVLSGRRSGDEPVPYVDCDNTAGARAAVEHLTGRGRRAVATVTGPLDMYVAQCRLDGYRDALRAAGLEEDERLVVEGDFTEEGGRRAARELLGRRPDLDAVFCASDVMAVGALAELRESGHRVPEDVALVGFDDSAVARHTEPPLTSVRQPIEEMGRSMARALLDRIEARKTGRDDRSSRVLPTELIRRASS, from the coding sequence ATGACAGTGAGCGGAAGGCGGGGCCAGAGGCCCACTCTGGAGCAGGTCGCCGCCTACGCGGGGGTGGGCCGCGGCACCGTCTCCCGGGTGATCAACGGTGCCGCCAACGTCAGCGACCAGACCCGCACCGCCGTCCAACAGGCGATCGCCGAGCTGGGCTACGTGCCCAACCGGGCGGCCCGGGCGCTGGCGGCGGGCAGCACCGACGCGATCGCGCTGGTCATCCCCGAGGCCGAGACCCGACTCTTCGCCGAACCGTACTTCTCCGGGATCATCCGCGGCGTCAGCTCCGAGCTCGCCGACACCGACATGCAACTGCTGCTCACGCTGATCCGCACCCCCAAGGAGCGCGACCGCTTCGCCCAGTACGTCACCGCGCACCGGGTGGACGGGGTGCTGCTGGTCTCGGTCCACGCCGACGACCCCCTCCCCGACCTGCTGGAAAGCATCGAGATGCCCACCGTCCTCAGCGGTCGCCGCAGCGGCGACGAGCCGGTGCCGTACGTCGACTGCGACAACACCGCCGGAGCGCGGGCCGCCGTGGAACACCTGACCGGACGGGGGCGCCGCGCGGTGGCCACCGTCACCGGACCGCTGGACATGTACGTCGCCCAGTGCCGCCTCGACGGTTACCGCGACGCGCTGCGCGCCGCCGGGTTGGAGGAGGACGAGCGCCTGGTCGTCGAGGGGGACTTCACCGAGGAGGGCGGCCGCCGCGCCGCGCGGGAACTGCTGGGGAGACGGCCGGATCTGGACGCCGTCTTCTGTGCCTCCGACGTCATGGCCGTCGGGGCCCTGGCCGAGCTGCGCGAGAGCGGCCACCGGGTGCCCGAGGACGTGGCGCTGGTCGGCTTCGACGACTCGGCCGTCGCCCGTCACACGGAACCGCCGCTGACCAGCGTCCGACAGCCGATCGAGGAGATGGGCCGGTCGATGGCCCGGGCCCTGCTGGATCGGATCGAGGCCCGCAAGACGGGGCGGGACGACCGTTCCAGCCGAGTGCTGCCCACGGAACTGATCCGCCGCGCGTCCTCCTGA
- a CDS encoding glycoside hydrolase family 48 protein produces MTSALSGTAQAAPLQCSVDYTKNDWGSGFTASVTITNRGSEAIDGWTLTYDYSGNQRLQQGWNGRWSQSGKTVTVENPTYGTRIAAGGAVTAGANFSYSGTNADPTAFHLNGTRCGGNLAAPTATLTSPGAGAVFSAGATIPLRADARAVESGATIEKVEFYNDTELLGTDTTAPYAFDWEDVPAGNHSLYAVAHDSNGMSRESTPVGVQVTAGPAVVVTPAQLGVRQGETARFAVKLSEQPSSTVTATVERTAGNSGLSVLEGAELTFTPTDWDTPQTVTIAADDTGSGAATFTVRAPGHDEAEVTVTQLSGSGDGGEYEDRFLELYNKIFDPANGYFSPEGIPYHSVETLMVEAPDHGHETTSEAYSYLIWLQAMYGKVTEDWGPFNESWQIMEDYMIPTKDDQPTNSYYDPSKPATYAAEHPTPEGYPSALDGNVPVGRDPIAAELRSAYGTDEIYGMHWLQDVDNVYGYGNEPGSVCQGGPQADGPSYINTFQRGSQESVWETVPQPTCDDFTFGGENGYLDLFIDDAGYAEQWKYTNAPDADARAIQAAYWAETWAEEQGKKSEISATLSKAAKMGDYLRYSFFDKYFKKIGGCVGPTSCAAGTGKDSAHYLLSWYYAWGGATDTNAGWAWRMGSSHNHFGYQNPMTAHALTTVPELRPKGSTAVADWEKSLTRQLEFYRWLQSDEGAIAGGATNSWEGDYGTPPSGTPTFYGMFYDEKPVYHDPPSNQWFGMQAWSMERVAELYHETGNALAKEVLDKWVPWVLSEVTVNPDGNYRIPSTLQWSGKPDTWNAANPGDNADLHVTVRDYSTDVGITAALAKTLMYYSAKSGHEESKATAKALMDAMWDHHQDAMGIGVEETRTDYERFDDPVHIPSGWTGTMPNGDEIDSDSTFLSIRSFYEDDPQFNKVESYLNGGEAPTFTYHRFWAQADAALALATYADLFGDE; encoded by the coding sequence ATGACCTCGGCGCTCAGCGGAACCGCCCAGGCCGCACCCCTCCAGTGCAGCGTCGACTACACCAAGAACGACTGGGGATCCGGGTTCACCGCCAGTGTCACCATCACCAACCGGGGCTCCGAGGCGATCGACGGCTGGACCCTGACGTACGACTACAGCGGCAACCAGAGGCTCCAGCAGGGCTGGAACGGCCGGTGGTCGCAGTCGGGGAAGACCGTGACGGTCGAGAACCCGACCTACGGCACCCGCATCGCCGCGGGCGGCGCCGTGACCGCGGGCGCGAACTTCTCCTACAGCGGCACCAACGCCGACCCCACCGCCTTCCACCTCAACGGCACCCGCTGCGGCGGCAACCTGGCCGCCCCCACCGCCACCCTGACCAGTCCCGGGGCGGGCGCGGTCTTCTCCGCGGGCGCCACCATCCCGCTGCGGGCCGACGCCAGGGCCGTGGAGTCCGGGGCCACCATCGAGAAGGTCGAGTTCTACAACGACACCGAGCTGTTGGGCACCGACACCACGGCGCCCTACGCCTTCGACTGGGAGGACGTCCCGGCCGGCAACCACTCGCTCTACGCCGTCGCCCACGACTCCAACGGGATGTCGAGAGAGTCCACCCCCGTCGGCGTCCAGGTGACCGCCGGTCCCGCGGTGGTCGTCACCCCGGCCCAGCTCGGCGTGCGCCAGGGCGAGACCGCCCGGTTCGCCGTGAAGCTCTCCGAGCAGCCGTCCTCGACCGTGACCGCCACGGTGGAGCGCACCGCGGGCAACAGCGGCCTGTCGGTACTGGAGGGCGCCGAACTCACCTTCACGCCCACCGACTGGGACACCCCCCAGACGGTGACCATCGCCGCCGACGACACCGGCTCCGGAGCGGCCACCTTCACCGTCCGCGCCCCCGGCCACGACGAGGCCGAGGTCACGGTCACCCAGTTGTCCGGCTCCGGTGACGGAGGCGAGTACGAGGACCGCTTCCTGGAGCTCTACAACAAGATCTTCGACCCGGCCAACGGGTACTTCTCGCCGGAGGGCATCCCCTACCACTCCGTCGAGACGCTGATGGTCGAGGCCCCCGACCACGGTCACGAGACGACCTCCGAGGCGTACAGCTACCTGATCTGGCTGCAGGCCATGTACGGCAAGGTCACCGAGGACTGGGGTCCGTTCAACGAGTCGTGGCAGATCATGGAGGACTACATGATCCCCACGAAGGACGACCAGCCGACCAACAGCTACTACGACCCCTCCAAGCCGGCCACCTACGCGGCCGAGCACCCGACCCCGGAGGGCTACCCGTCCGCGCTGGACGGCAACGTCCCCGTGGGCCGTGACCCGATCGCGGCCGAACTGCGCAGCGCCTACGGCACGGACGAGATCTACGGCATGCACTGGCTGCAGGACGTGGACAACGTCTACGGCTACGGCAACGAGCCCGGCAGCGTCTGCCAGGGCGGTCCGCAGGCCGACGGGCCGTCGTACATCAACACCTTCCAGCGCGGCTCGCAGGAGTCGGTCTGGGAGACGGTGCCGCAGCCCACCTGCGACGACTTCACCTTCGGCGGCGAGAACGGCTACCTCGACCTGTTCATCGACGACGCCGGCTACGCCGAGCAGTGGAAGTACACCAACGCCCCCGACGCCGACGCCCGCGCCATCCAGGCCGCCTACTGGGCCGAGACGTGGGCCGAGGAGCAGGGCAAGAAGTCCGAGATCTCCGCGACCCTGTCCAAGGCCGCGAAGATGGGCGACTACCTGCGCTACTCCTTCTTCGACAAGTACTTCAAGAAGATCGGCGGCTGCGTCGGTCCCACCTCCTGTGCCGCCGGCACCGGCAAGGACAGCGCGCACTACCTGCTCTCCTGGTACTACGCCTGGGGCGGCGCCACCGACACCAACGCCGGCTGGGCCTGGCGCATGGGCAGCAGCCACAACCACTTCGGCTACCAGAACCCGATGACGGCCCACGCCCTGACCACCGTCCCGGAGCTGCGGCCCAAGGGCTCCACCGCCGTGGCGGACTGGGAGAAGAGCCTGACGCGCCAGCTCGAGTTCTACCGCTGGCTGCAGTCCGACGAGGGCGCCATCGCCGGTGGCGCGACCAACAGTTGGGAGGGCGACTACGGCACCCCGCCGTCGGGCACCCCCACCTTCTACGGCATGTTCTACGACGAGAAGCCCGTCTACCACGACCCGCCGTCGAACCAGTGGTTCGGTATGCAGGCCTGGTCGATGGAGCGCGTCGCCGAGCTCTACCACGAGACCGGCAACGCCCTGGCCAAGGAGGTCCTGGACAAGTGGGTCCCCTGGGTCCTCTCCGAGGTCACCGTCAACCCGGACGGCAACTACCGGATCCCGTCGACGCTGCAGTGGTCGGGCAAGCCCGACACCTGGAACGCCGCCAACCCCGGTGACAACGCGGACCTGCACGTGACGGTCCGCGACTACAGCACCGACGTCGGCATCACCGCGGCGCTGGCCAAGACCCTGATGTACTACTCGGCCAAGTCCGGCCACGAGGAGTCCAAGGCCACCGCCAAGGCGCTGATGGACGCGATGTGGGACCACCACCAGGACGCCATGGGCATCGGGGTGGAGGAGACCCGGACCGACTACGAGCGGTTCGACGACCCGGTCCACATCCCGTCGGGCTGGACCGGCACCATGCCGAACGGCGACGAGATCGACTCCGACTCCACCTTCCTGTCGATCCGCTCCTTCTACGAGGACGACCCGCAGTTCAACAAGGTGGAGAGCTACCTGAACGGCGGCGAGGCGCCGACGTTCACCTACCACCGCTTCTGGGCCCAGGCGGACGCCGCTCTCGCCCTGGCCACCTACGCGGACCTCTTCGGCGACGAGTAG